In Bradyrhizobium sp. WD16, the genomic stretch CCAAGGGGCCAGGACCATCAGCTTCCTGGACGATGTCGACCACCAGCGCTTCAAGCAGGTGACGCCGGAAGGCACGACGCTCTACATCGCCGGCTTCGGCGTGCTCGCCGAACTGTCCGGCCCCGGCACCACGGCGGCGAAGTGGACCGACTATCTCTCGGTCGGCAATGCCAAGGTCGGCATGCGCGTGCTGCAGGCCGCCTCCGAGACGCTGAACCTCCGTTATTTCCACACCGATCATCTCGGCTCGATCTCGGTGATCACCAACGAGAGCGGGGTGGTGCAGGAGCGCCTGTCGTTCGACGCCTGGGGCAAGCGGCGCAATCCCGACGGCAGCGACGACACCGCCGGCAGCATCACCAGCCAGACCACCCGGGGCTTTACCGGACAGGAAGAGCTGTCGGTCGCCGGGCTCGTCCACCTCAACGGCCGGGTCTACGATCCGCTGCTGGCGCGGATGACCAGCCCGGATCCGACCGTCACCGATCCGAGCAATCCGCAGGGCTGGAACCGCTACTCCTATGTCGGCAACGATCCGCTCGCCTTCACCGATCCCAACGGCTTCTCGTGGCTGTCGGAGTTCTTCCACAGTGTCGCGAATTTCATCAACTCGATTCCGATCCTGCGATCGATCGTACAAATTGCAGCAACGATTTTTCTGAATGCCGTGCTTCCGGGGGCGGGCACGCTGGTGACGGCCGCTCTTGCAGCAGCGGGCGGCGCAGCGATCGCCAATGGGCTCAGCGGCGGCAATCTGGCTTCGATGCTGAAGTCGGCTGCCATTTCAGGGCTAACGGCGATGGCAATGTTCGGCGTGGGCGAGGCGACAAACGCAATCGCGGGTGTGCCGGCTGGTATGCCGCACATCACGCCGAGGGTCAGCTCGGAAGCGTTCGCGTTCAACGTCGCCGGCCACGCCGCGGTGGGCTGTGGTTCGGCCTTGGCATCAGGTGGTTCCTGCGCGTCCGGCGCGCTCTCGGGGGCCGCTGGCTCCGTTGCAACCTCCCTCACGGCGGACCTCTTTCCGATGGCGCGGACAGATCTTGGTCAGAGGGTCGGCGGAACGATCGTTACGGCTACGGCCGGCGGCCTCGGCGCGGTTGCCGGCGGTGGGAAGTTCGCGGATGGCGCCGTGACGGGGGCGTTCGGTTACCTATTCAACCAAATGGCTGCAGAGCGCTACCCCTTTCAGCAGGGCGTCGAAAGCATGGGGTTCTCTGGTCCGTATGCCAACATCCTAGGTAACTATGGAAGGGCACTTTTTGGCCTTTTGGGAATAGCTAGCGCTGGCACTGCAGCAGCCGATCTGGCACTTGCTGGGGCTGCCATGCGAACCGGCGCAACCATTCTTGTCGATAGCACGGGGGTTGCGACGATCGAAGTGAACGGCGCTAACATGTCTGTACATGCTGCTCAGCAAGCTACGCGACGAATGATCTCTCTTGAGGACATTTCGGGAGCAATGACCGAGGGAACCTCGTTCCCGTATGTGCAGAGTGGACAAGCTCAATTGGGGTACTACAATAATTCAACCAATACCTTCGTAGGGGTGGGTAGGAACATAACGACCGTCATCAACCCAAAATCCCCTGAGAATTATATTCGGAATCTTATGGGACGATAGTAATGAGGCTCAGATACGATCCTTCTGTCGATGCAGCTTACATCGAGCTGGACGAACGCGCCGACTCATCGTCTTTTGGATTCACTTACGTCTGTGATCCAATTCAAGTAGGAGGCCAGATTCACTTGGATTTCGACATCAACGGTCGCCTCGTTGGCCTCGAGGTCCTACAGGCGAGCAAGAAGCTCGCCCTTTCCCTGCTCGAAACGCCCAATACTGGTTCGCCAGGGGATGATAGTTGAGCATCGCTGATTGTGGGAATTACGGTGATGGGGTGGACGGCGCCACCCTCGGCATTTGTTGTGCCATGATGTGTCGTTGTCGAAGCGATTCATCAAGGGAGCGCCGTCCATGGAGAAGTCTACAGCAAACGGGGCCGTCGTCACACTTGGCATCGATCTCGCCAAGAATGTCTTTCAGTTGCACGGGGTCGATGCCGCCGGCAAAGTGGTTCTGCAGCGGGCCGTGAGACGCAAGGATTTGCTTGCAGTTGTGGGGCGCCTTCAGAAATGTCTGATCGGCATGGAGGCTTGCGCCACGTCGCATTTCTGGGCGCGCTGCTTCACTGAGATCGGCCACGAGGTGAGACTGATCCCGCCGGCCTATGTGAAAGCCTATGTGCGTCGGCAGAAGAACGACGCAGCCGACGCCGCGGCGATCTGCGAGGCGGTCAGCCGGCCATCGATGCGCTTCGTACCGATCAAGAGCCGTGAGCAGCAAGCGCTTCTGCTGCTGCACCGAGGTCGCGAACTGCTGGTCGGCCAGCGGGTCGGGCTGATCAACGCATTGCGCGGACACCTCGCCGAGTTCGGTGCCGTGGCTGCGCAGGGTGTGCGGCACCTGCCAGGTCTGTTGGCACTCATCGAAGATCCCGACGACCCCCGGCTGCCGGTCGCGGTGCGTGCCGCGTTGGCGCCGCTGATGATCCAGTTGCGAAGTATCGAGGCCGCCATCGCCGACTTCGATCGGCAGATTCTGACGGCTCACCGCGCCGACGCGGCGAGCCGTCGGCTGGCGACGATTCCCGGCATCGGCCCGGTCACGGCCTCGGCACTGACGGCGAGCATCACCGATCCCTCGATGTTTGCCTCGGGTCGTGACTTCGCGGCGTTTCTCGGCCTGGTCCCGAGACAGTCGTCGAGCGGCGGCAAGGAGCGGCTGGGTCGCATCTCCAAGATGGGTGATCGTTACCTGCGCAAGCTGCTGGTGGTGGGTGCCACGGCGGTGCTGCGCCATGTGAAGGACGGCGGCGCGGCATCGAAGCTGTGGGCGCAGGGATTGTTGGCGAAGAAGTCATTCAAGGTCGTTGCGGTAGCGCTTGCCAACAAGACGGCGCGCATCGTGTGGGCGCTGCTAATGCGAGGCGGGGTCTATCGGAACGAGGCGCGCACCCCCATGGCGAGGCAAGTGCAGGTCGCCTGAGGGCGGAACTGCGCGCCGCTTCGATCGAAGATCAACAGAGTTTGGCGGAAGGTGCTGCGAATTGATGCGACCGGGTCGAGCCGGTGATCAGGACACCCCGATGTTACTGTCGGCGCCATCGAAGCGCGATACGGTGATAGGGACCAGATCAGCGGACAACATCAGGGCCAGCAGGCAAGTGTCCTGCATCAACAGGCCGGACACATGACCGCACCCGACTACGCCGCATCGGTATCGTCGTTTCCTCTTGCCAAAACGGCGCCGTCCACACATGACAGGTGCGCCGGGAGACTGGCGAGGAGCAGGTGGTGCAAAGTTACGGTGACACTGCACCAAATAGATTAGCCAAGGCTCTCAGGCATGGCCGTCAGGCCAGCGGTGCCGTCATGCTCAGGGCGTCCGGGGTGGGTGTTGGTGACGGTGTCGACCGCCAGGGGACCAGCCATACTCACGACGCCGCAAGTCGGCAATTACGGCGACAGTGCACTAAATAGATTAGCAGAGCT encodes the following:
- a CDS encoding DUF2283 domain-containing protein, which produces MRLRYDPSVDAAYIELDERADSSSFGFTYVCDPIQVGGQIHLDFDINGRLVGLEVLQASKKLALSLLETPNTGSPGDDS
- a CDS encoding IS110 family transposase; the encoded protein is MEKSTANGAVVTLGIDLAKNVFQLHGVDAAGKVVLQRAVRRKDLLAVVGRLQKCLIGMEACATSHFWARCFTEIGHEVRLIPPAYVKAYVRRQKNDAADAAAICEAVSRPSMRFVPIKSREQQALLLLHRGRELLVGQRVGLINALRGHLAEFGAVAAQGVRHLPGLLALIEDPDDPRLPVAVRAALAPLMIQLRSIEAAIADFDRQILTAHRADAASRRLATIPGIGPVTASALTASITDPSMFASGRDFAAFLGLVPRQSSSGGKERLGRISKMGDRYLRKLLVVGATAVLRHVKDGGAASKLWAQGLLAKKSFKVVAVALANKTARIVWALLMRGGVYRNEARTPMARQVQVA